A region of Mesorhizobium sp. M3A.F.Ca.ET.080.04.2.1 DNA encodes the following proteins:
- the leuA gene encoding 2-isopropylmalate synthase produces the protein MNAREEIRAGEAESEKRTAGHMPEAARKYQPYPTVGLTDRTWPAKVIEKAPIWCSVDLRDGNQALIDPMGHERKARMFALLLDMGFKEIEIGFPSASQTDFDFARWCIEEGGVPRDVSLQVLVQCRPELITRTFEALKGAHRPIVHFYNSTSELQRRVVFEKDVPGIKRIATDAAKMITDMAAKAGGGYRFEYSPESFTGTELEVALEICNAVTEIVKPTAENKLIINLPSTVEMSTPNVYADRIEWMCRNLDNRENLIISLHPHNDRGTGVATTELGLMAGADRVEGTLFGNGERTGNVDIVTLALNMYTQGVDPELDCSDINRMKDVYEYSNQLKIPERHPYVGELVYTAFSGSHQDAINKGMKALRKANTPVWEVPYLPIDPADVGRTYEAIIRINSQSGKGGIAYVLHADYGLNLPRNLQIEFSQDIQAITDAEGKEVPGKRIHDRFLETYVDQPGARLKFLDHQTYPDTEVKGRRVVEAVILDNGREVTITGTGTGPIDGFIDALSRHIGIEMSVLDYSEHSLQRGSNASAISYVEMEHPAGKLFGAGINTNIVAASLEAVVSAANRILERKAG, from the coding sequence ATGAACGCAAGAGAAGAAATTCGCGCCGGCGAGGCTGAAAGCGAGAAGCGCACGGCCGGCCACATGCCGGAGGCAGCCCGTAAATACCAACCCTACCCCACCGTCGGCCTCACCGACCGGACCTGGCCGGCCAAGGTCATCGAAAAGGCGCCGATCTGGTGCTCGGTCGACCTGCGCGATGGCAACCAGGCACTGATCGACCCGATGGGCCACGAGCGCAAGGCGCGTATGTTCGCGCTGCTGCTCGACATGGGCTTCAAGGAGATCGAGATCGGCTTTCCCTCGGCTTCGCAGACCGACTTCGATTTCGCCCGCTGGTGCATCGAGGAAGGTGGCGTGCCCCGGGACGTATCGCTGCAGGTGCTGGTGCAGTGCCGGCCCGAGCTGATCACGCGCACCTTCGAGGCGCTGAAGGGCGCGCATCGGCCGATCGTGCATTTCTACAACTCGACCAGCGAGTTGCAGCGCCGCGTCGTCTTCGAGAAGGACGTGCCCGGCATCAAGCGGATCGCCACCGACGCCGCCAAGATGATCACCGACATGGCGGCCAAGGCGGGCGGCGGCTACCGCTTCGAATATTCGCCGGAAAGCTTCACCGGGACCGAGCTCGAGGTCGCGCTGGAGATCTGCAACGCCGTCACCGAGATCGTGAAGCCGACGGCGGAGAACAAGCTGATCATCAACCTGCCCTCGACCGTCGAGATGTCGACGCCCAACGTCTATGCCGATCGCATCGAATGGATGTGCCGCAACCTCGACAATCGCGAGAACCTGATCATCTCACTGCACCCGCACAACGACCGCGGCACCGGCGTCGCCACCACCGAGCTTGGCCTGATGGCAGGCGCCGACCGTGTCGAGGGAACGCTGTTCGGCAATGGCGAGCGCACCGGCAATGTCGACATCGTCACCCTGGCGCTCAACATGTACACGCAGGGCGTCGATCCCGAGCTCGACTGCTCCGACATCAACCGGATGAAGGACGTCTACGAATATTCGAACCAGTTGAAGATTCCGGAGCGCCATCCCTATGTCGGCGAGCTCGTCTATACCGCTTTCTCCGGCTCGCACCAGGACGCCATCAACAAGGGCATGAAGGCGCTGCGCAAGGCCAACACACCGGTCTGGGAAGTGCCTTATCTGCCGATCGACCCGGCCGATGTCGGCCGCACCTATGAGGCGATCATCCGCATCAACTCGCAATCCGGCAAGGGCGGCATCGCCTATGTGCTGCATGCCGATTACGGCCTCAACCTGCCGCGCAACCTGCAGATCGAGTTCAGCCAGGACATCCAGGCGATCACCGACGCGGAAGGCAAGGAGGTTCCGGGCAAGCGCATCCATGACCGTTTCCTCGAGACCTATGTCGATCAGCCCGGCGCGCGGCTGAAATTCCTCGATCACCAGACCTATCCCGATACCGAGGTCAAAGGCCGGCGCGTGGTCGAGGCGGTCATCCTCGACAACGGCAGGGAAGTGACTATCACCGGGACCGGAACTGGCCCGATCGATGGCTTCATCGACGCGCTGTCGCGTCATATCGGCATCGAGATGTCGGTTCTCGACTATTCCGAGCATTCGCTCCAGCGCGGCTCCAATGCCTCGGCCATCTCCTATGTCGAGATGGAACATCCGGCCGGCAAGCTGTTCGGCGCCGGGATAAACACCAACATCGTCGCCGCCTCGCTGGAGGCGGTGGTTTCGGCCGCCAACCGCATCCTCGAGCGCAAGGCCGGCTGA
- a CDS encoding ATP-grasp domain-containing protein, with translation MNFVFFSPHFPANGADFCDRLKKAGATVLGIGDAPYETLSGKLKAALSEYYRVADMEDYDTVFRAMGHFIHKWGRIDRFESLNEHWLELEANIRTDFNVFGTKLDFVKNLKRKSRMRAFFRKSGVETIPQRKCSDRAGAMTFIRRVGYPVVVKPDSGSGASNTFKISNAKELDQFFKDKPEGVSFVMEQFIEGLVVTFDGLVNRDGEVVLAASHRYDQSVMEVVNRDRHMSYTCFPEITPAVEQAGRKILKAFDVRERFFHIELFETSDKRIIALEVNMRPPGAWMTDAINYTFDIDVYAAWAEMVVKNAAGGPYKGKYFTAYASRKRHVDYLHSHEDVLAAHGDKIVHHQAIEEVFSRAMGNYAYQMRSKDPKALRQAVDYIHAEKA, from the coding sequence ATGAATTTCGTGTTCTTCTCGCCGCATTTTCCGGCCAACGGCGCCGATTTCTGCGACCGGCTGAAGAAGGCCGGCGCCACCGTGCTCGGTATTGGCGATGCTCCTTATGAAACGCTGAGCGGCAAGCTCAAGGCGGCGCTTTCCGAGTATTACCGCGTGGCGGACATGGAGGACTACGACACGGTGTTCCGGGCGATGGGACATTTCATCCACAAGTGGGGCCGTATCGATCGCTTCGAGTCCCTCAACGAGCATTGGCTGGAACTCGAGGCCAACATCCGCACCGACTTCAACGTCTTCGGCACCAAGCTCGATTTCGTGAAAAACCTGAAGCGCAAGAGCCGCATGCGCGCGTTCTTTCGCAAGAGCGGCGTCGAGACCATTCCGCAGCGCAAATGCTCCGACCGTGCCGGCGCCATGACCTTCATCCGGCGGGTTGGCTATCCGGTGGTGGTGAAGCCGGATTCAGGTTCCGGCGCCTCGAACACGTTCAAGATCTCCAACGCAAAAGAACTAGACCAGTTCTTCAAGGACAAGCCCGAGGGGGTCAGCTTCGTCATGGAGCAGTTCATCGAGGGCCTGGTGGTGACCTTCGACGGGCTGGTCAACCGCGACGGCGAGGTGGTGCTGGCGGCCAGCCACCGCTACGACCAGAGCGTCATGGAGGTGGTCAACCGCGACCGCCATATGAGCTACACCTGCTTCCCCGAGATCACGCCGGCGGTGGAGCAGGCAGGCCGAAAGATCCTCAAGGCGTTCGACGTGCGCGAGCGCTTCTTCCACATCGAGCTGTTCGAGACCAGCGACAAGCGCATCATCGCGCTGGAGGTCAACATGCGCCCGCCCGGGGCCTGGATGACCGACGCAATCAACTACACCTTCGACATCGACGTCTATGCGGCATGGGCCGAGATGGTGGTCAAGAACGCTGCCGGCGGTCCCTACAAGGGCAAGTATTTCACCGCCTATGCCAGCCGCAAACGGCATGTCGACTATTTGCACAGCCATGAGGACGTGCTAGCCGCCCACGGCGACAAGATCGTCCACCACCAGGCCATCGAAGAGGTTTTCAGCCGCGCCATGGGCAACTACGCCTACCAGATGCGTTCGAAGGACCCGAAGGCGCTGCGCCAGGCGGTCGACTATATCCACGCGGAAAAGGCATGA
- a CDS encoding esterase family protein: MDVSYHKGHARNLGRDMEYKRYGHAGRPVVVFPTSQGRFYQFEDSGGVGALSEFIDTGRIQLFTLDGIDSESFFDKHGDATHRIARHEAYFRYVREEALPELSAVAAKANGGRTLKPLFCGCSMGGYHSSNFVFRFPELASGVISLSGVYSTRDFFGRMLEGNVYFNSPLDYLPGIVDQKLLGRLRALRLIFCCGQGAWEERMLVETRELEQVLRDKSIPAWVDYWGGDVSHDWPWWHKQLVYFFGRWLDDDLMKRLD; encoded by the coding sequence ATGGACGTCTCCTACCATAAGGGACATGCCCGCAACCTTGGCCGAGACATGGAATACAAGCGCTACGGCCATGCCGGACGGCCGGTGGTGGTGTTCCCGACCTCGCAGGGGCGCTTCTACCAGTTCGAGGATTCGGGCGGCGTCGGCGCGCTCAGCGAATTCATCGACACTGGCCGCATCCAGCTGTTCACACTCGACGGGATCGATTCGGAATCCTTCTTCGACAAGCATGGTGATGCGACCCATCGCATCGCGCGCCACGAGGCGTATTTCCGCTATGTGCGCGAGGAGGCGCTGCCGGAACTTTCGGCGGTTGCCGCCAAGGCCAATGGCGGGCGCACGCTGAAGCCGCTGTTCTGCGGCTGCTCGATGGGCGGTTACCACTCGTCGAATTTCGTCTTCCGCTTCCCGGAGCTGGCGAGCGGCGTGATCTCATTGTCAGGCGTCTATTCGACCCGCGACTTCTTCGGGCGGATGCTCGAGGGCAATGTCTACTTCAACTCGCCGCTCGACTATCTGCCCGGCATCGTCGACCAGAAGCTGCTCGGGCGGCTGCGCGCCCTACGACTGATCTTCTGTTGCGGGCAGGGCGCGTGGGAGGAGCGCATGCTGGTCGAAACGCGCGAGCTGGAGCAGGTGCTGCGCGACAAGTCCATTCCGGCCTGGGTGGATTATTGGGGCGGCGACGTCAGCCATGACTGGCCATGGTGGCACAAGCAACTCGTCTATTTCTTCGGCCGCTGGCTGGATGACGACCTGATGAAGCGATTGGACTGA